Within Candidatus Eisenbacteria bacterium, the genomic segment AGCCGGAGCGCCATAATCAGAGAAAAACAGTTAAAGAATATGAGCAGACAAAACAAAATAGAACTTATCAGGCAGAAAAATCCTTTCATGAGAGACTTGTCTGAAGACATTCTCGGAAAGATTCCGGACAAGCCGGAATGAGTGCGCCTGAGAGTGTGCGAGGTCGGAGGGGTGGAAGTCCCCTTCAGGTATACGCTCTCCGGCCTGTAACCGATCGTAACTGCGTCGCCGCAAGGTGGGGTGGAGAGCAACGGGAGGTGAAAAGCCAGTCCGTAGGATAACGAACTCGATTCGGCCTATTGCAACGGCGAGCCTGCTCATTAATGGCGAAGCCCGGACCCCGCCATCGGCGGGGAAGCCTGTCACGCTGAGGGGTAGCGTGTAAAAGCGATGACAGGGGAGCAAGGGGTGGTTGGAGACGGAATGGTTTGAAGGTCTCGCACATGAATCAGGGATGCCTGTGCGGGGGCGTGACCCGCGCAGAGCACAGAGCCTCCATAGTAGCGAGGAAACCCCGGAAACGGGATGGAGCGAAGGGAGGCAGGAAAGTGGATGGGTGAAGGACATAATGAAGGAAGGAGAAACCGGCGATAGTGATAGAAATATCTAAACAAGTCGGAGGCACTCATACCCGTGATAAATGGAGATGGGTGGAACCTTCAGTATGGACGGATCGCATGTTGACGGCACTTGAAGAAGGTGTGAAAGGAGGCAAGTGGTTTGCTTTAATGGACAAGGTATATTCCGGGGAGAACCTGAAGGCGGCTTGGGTAAAAGTGAAAGCCAACAAAGGGGCGGCGGGAATAGACCGGCAGAGCACCGAGGCATTTCAAGCCAAAGAAGAAAAGTATCTGGGAGAGCTGCAGGAAAGTCTGAGAGTGAATCGATACGAGGCCAAGCCGGTCAAAAGGGTATGGATACCGAAACCGGGAAGCGATGAGAAAAGGCCGCTGGGGATTCCAGCGGTAAAAGACCGAATAGTGCAGGCAGCAATCAGAAATGTGCTGGAACCAATATTCGAGAAAACCTTTGCGGAACAGAGCTACGGGTTCAGACCCGGCAGGGGGTGCAAGGATGCCCTCAGACGAGTAGAGACACTACTGAAGGCCGGAAAGACATGGGTGGTAGATGCCGACATAAAGAGCTACTTTGATACTATCTCACATGACATACTGCTGAAGGACATCAAAGAACAGGTCGCAGACGGACGGGTATTGGAACTGATAGAGGGCTATCTGAAACAAGGCGTCATTGACGGCCTTGACCAGTGGGAACCGGAAAGCGGAACGCCACAGGGAGCAGTAATCAGTCCTCTACTGGCTAATATATATCTGAACAAATTAGATCATGAGATGAAACTCAAGGGATATGAAATGGTCAGATATGCCGACGATGCGGTAATACTGTGCTCGACAAAGGAAGAAGCAAATAAGGCATTGACCTTACTGAAGGCGAGGATAGAAGAAAGAGGATTGACTTTACACCCTGAAAAGACGCGGATAGTTGACGCGACCGTAAAGGGGGGATTCGACTTTCTGGGCTACCACTTCGAGAGAAACACCAGATGGCCGCGTAAGAAAAGCATGAAGAAACTCAAGGACAGCATCAGGCAGAAGACGAAGCGCACTTCCGGCGAAAGCATGGAGTGCATAATCGACAAACTCAACCGGAGCTTAAAAGGCTGGTTTGAATACTTTCGGCACAGTAATGGAAAGACTTTCCAAATGATTGACAAATGGATACGCATGAGACTAAGAAGCATACTCAGGAAACGACA encodes:
- the ltrA gene encoding group II intron reverse transcriptase/maturase → MLTALEEGVKGGKWFALMDKVYSGENLKAAWVKVKANKGAAGIDRQSTEAFQAKEEKYLGELQESLRVNRYEAKPVKRVWIPKPGSDEKRPLGIPAVKDRIVQAAIRNVLEPIFEKTFAEQSYGFRPGRGCKDALRRVETLLKAGKTWVVDADIKSYFDTISHDILLKDIKEQVADGRVLELIEGYLKQGVIDGLDQWEPESGTPQGAVISPLLANIYLNKLDHEMKLKGYEMVRYADDAVILCSTKEEANKALTLLKARIEERGLTLHPEKTRIVDATVKGGFDFLGYHFERNTRWPRKKSMKKLKDSIRQKTKRTSGESMECIIDKLNRSLKGWFEYFRHSNGKTFQMIDKWIRMRLRSILRKRQGRHGKGQGTDHWRWPNAYFGGLGLFTLTTAHEQTRQSR